A genomic segment from bacterium encodes:
- a CDS encoding response regulator transcription factor, which yields MTIRLLIVDDQSLTRVGLRVVLQDAQDVEVVGEAESGPEAVRLAAQLNPNVVLMDLKMPGGDGIEATRAIKQQCPATQVLILTVYSEPGLFRKAIAAGAVGYVLKDISPENMIRAIRAVHQGRTMINTNVARQLLEELASNGFGTEPVRRGLHGLTDRDLEVLVEVARGLADKEIAAKLFLSESTVKSHLRSIYRRLGLRNRAHAAAWAIEKNLLQPQAAWPRPDIAAEEAPDAVAPTKEGLPPSDTGPAAKPGRASPSTD from the coding sequence ATGACGATCCGGCTGCTGATCGTGGACGATCAGAGCTTGACCCGTGTGGGACTGCGGGTCGTGCTGCAGGACGCCCAGGACGTGGAGGTTGTCGGGGAGGCCGAGAGCGGCCCCGAGGCGGTGCGTCTTGCAGCCCAGCTCAATCCCAACGTCGTCCTCATGGATCTCAAGATGCCGGGCGGCGACGGGATCGAGGCGACGCGCGCGATCAAGCAGCAGTGCCCGGCGACGCAGGTGCTGATCTTGACGGTGTACAGCGAGCCGGGGCTGTTCCGCAAAGCAATCGCCGCCGGCGCCGTGGGATACGTGCTCAAGGACATCTCGCCGGAGAATATGATCCGCGCGATCCGGGCCGTACACCAGGGCAGAACCATGATCAACACCAACGTCGCGCGCCAGTTGCTTGAGGAACTCGCCAGCAACGGATTCGGCACCGAGCCGGTGCGGCGGGGTCTCCACGGTCTGACGGACCGCGACCTCGAGGTGCTGGTGGAAGTCGCCCGAGGTCTCGCCGACAAAGAGATCGCGGCCAAGCTCTTTCTGTCCGAGTCCACGGTGAAGAGCCATCTCCGTTCGATTTATCGTCGCCTGGGTCTGCGGAACCGCGCGCATGCTGCGGCGTGGGCGATCGAGAAGAACCTCCTCCAGCCGCAGGCCGCGTGGCCGCGGCCCGACATCGCGGCGGAGGAAGCCCCGGATGCCGTGGCGCCCACAAAAGAAGGCTTGCCGCCAAGCGACACCGGCCCGGCCGCGAAGCCCGGTCGGGCGTCCCCTTCGACCGACTAA
- a CDS encoding ABC transporter ATP-binding protein has protein sequence MITTQNLGKTFRRPPWAIVSRPRTGARSVRALHGATLEIASGEVFGLVGPNGAGKTTLLRILATLLLPSEGTARVNGADVAREGHRVRRAIGLAAGDDRGFYWRLSGLENLDFFAGLLGFPASEARRRAVDALERLDLLPMAREPVGRYSSGMRQRLAIARALLGNPPVLLFDEPTRSLDPMAAAGFRTLAAKLAREEGRTVVMATHNLDEAEALCRRAAILAGGTVREIVSMDGAGGLTRRYRALLGATE, from the coding sequence ATGATTACGACGCAGAACCTTGGAAAAACCTTCCGCCGACCGCCCTGGGCGATCGTCTCCCGGCCGCGCACCGGCGCTCGCTCGGTCCGCGCTCTCCACGGCGCGACCCTGGAGATTGCGTCTGGTGAAGTCTTCGGTCTCGTGGGGCCCAACGGCGCCGGTAAAACAACGCTTCTAAGAATACTCGCCACCCTCCTGCTTCCCTCGGAAGGAACGGCGCGGGTGAACGGCGCGGACGTGGCGCGCGAGGGACACCGGGTCCGGCGCGCGATCGGACTGGCCGCCGGCGACGATCGCGGATTCTACTGGCGGTTGAGCGGGCTCGAGAACCTGGATTTCTTTGCAGGGTTGCTCGGGTTTCCGGCGTCCGAGGCCCGGCGGCGAGCAGTCGACGCGCTCGAGCGTCTGGATCTGCTCCCGATGGCCCGCGAGCCGGTGGGCCGCTACTCGAGCGGCATGCGCCAGCGCCTCGCGATTGCCAGGGCGCTGCTCGGTAACCCGCCGGTGCTCCTTTTCGACGAGCCGACGCGGAGCCTCGACCCGATGGCCGCCGCGGGATTCCGCACGCTGGCCGCGAAGCTCGCCAGAGAGGAAGGGCGCACCGTGGTCATGGCCACCCACAACCTCGACGAAGCGGAGGCACTGTGCCGCCGGGCCGCGATTCTCGCCGGCGGCACCGTTCGAGAGATCGTCTCGATGGACGGCGCAGGTGGGCTGACGCGGCGCTACCGCGCGCTGCTGGGGGCGACGGAATGA
- a CDS encoding CAP domain-containing protein — translation MSALLAWSTPLAFKTSRARVPLALGTTEPVAYALPYHLEAVPARPDLATTVLNLLNETRVAAGLAPLMPHETLQRIARAYGRELFARGTLSHVSPDGKTPRDRVVGAGIQVRVVGENLAYADDVTEAHDALMASAPHRSNILYPGYRLVGIAVLDGGSDGVIVVEDFTDDSVSYPLAKWWNSPATASTPRR, via the coding sequence TTGTCGGCACTGCTTGCGTGGTCGACGCCACTCGCCTTCAAGACCTCGCGTGCACGGGTCCCGCTGGCACTCGGAACGACGGAGCCCGTCGCGTACGCGCTGCCGTATCACCTCGAAGCCGTGCCGGCCCGCCCGGATCTCGCGACGACGGTGCTCAACCTCCTCAACGAGACGCGCGTCGCCGCGGGACTCGCGCCGCTGATGCCTCATGAGACCCTGCAGCGAATCGCGCGCGCGTACGGCCGGGAACTGTTCGCCCGCGGCACCCTGTCGCACGTTTCACCCGATGGGAAGACGCCGCGGGACCGCGTCGTCGGCGCTGGTATCCAGGTCCGCGTGGTCGGGGAAAACCTCGCGTACGCCGACGACGTGACCGAGGCCCACGATGCGCTCATGGCGAGCGCGCCCCACCGGTCGAACATCCTCTACCCGGGGTACCGCCTCGTTGGGATCGCCGTGCTCGACGGCGGCTCCGATGGCGTAATCGTCGTCGAGGACTTCACCGACGACAGCGTGTCCTACCCGTTGGCCAAGTGGTGGAACAGCCCGGCGACCGCCTCGACGCCACGCCGCTGA
- a CDS encoding nucleotidyltransferase family protein: MSPAEHALLDLLRDGRPATVLPDGTWETILALAQREGISSIVCARVRGGAPATGVPASASATLTRQYNEGAQRTARAYAELETVLRALAAAGVRAMLLKGAALARFIYEDTSLRPFTDLDLLVPADEIAVAAQAMRGAGYAPGGPERRTGAYEHCYFAPSWQRLPVDIHWQYAEPFHAIDMDYAGLFARAALVQVGHETALLPSPEDLLVALSVHVARETWESKPVLRYLYDAAETMRRHRVDWDRLVACARASRHLRAPLRLTLRAAQALLDADVPAPVLAAIRPRRGHSIDRLVQRRAWTTVLRRPSPLEALVRIAVMRWADGDASPRYAALVADRVHVQWARARAYAHRRAAGARRLRHRLLAR; the protein is encoded by the coding sequence ATGTCCCCGGCCGAGCACGCACTCCTGGACCTCCTCCGCGACGGGCGCCCGGCCACGGTGCTGCCGGACGGCACCTGGGAGACGATCCTGGCTCTCGCGCAACGCGAGGGGATCTCCTCGATCGTATGCGCGCGGGTGCGCGGGGGCGCACCGGCGACCGGCGTGCCGGCGTCCGCGTCCGCGACGCTGACGCGCCAGTACAACGAAGGTGCACAGCGCACCGCCAGGGCCTACGCGGAACTCGAAACGGTCCTGCGGGCGCTTGCGGCCGCCGGGGTCCGCGCGATGTTATTGAAGGGGGCCGCGCTGGCGCGCTTCATCTACGAGGACACGTCGCTCCGACCGTTCACGGATCTCGATCTCCTCGTGCCCGCAGACGAGATCGCCGTGGCCGCCCAGGCGATGCGCGGCGCCGGGTACGCCCCGGGAGGTCCGGAGCGTCGAACCGGCGCGTACGAACACTGCTACTTCGCGCCCTCGTGGCAGCGCCTGCCGGTCGACATCCACTGGCAGTACGCGGAACCGTTCCACGCGATCGACATGGACTACGCGGGGCTGTTTGCTCGGGCGGCGCTCGTGCAGGTGGGACACGAAACGGCATTGCTGCCGTCCCCCGAGGATCTCCTTGTGGCCCTCAGCGTACACGTCGCGCGGGAGACGTGGGAGAGCAAGCCGGTCCTTCGATATCTGTACGACGCCGCAGAGACGATGCGCCGCCACCGCGTCGACTGGGACCGCCTCGTCGCGTGCGCGCGCGCGAGCCGGCATCTCCGGGCGCCGCTCCGGCTGACCCTGCGGGCGGCCCAGGCGCTCCTGGATGCGGACGTTCCGGCGCCGGTGCTCGCGGCGATCCGCCCCCGTCGTGGTCACTCCATCGACCGGCTGGTACAACGCCGCGCCTGGACGACGGTGCTCCGCCGCCCCTCGCCGCTCGAAGCGCTCGTACGGATCGCGGTGATGCGGTGGGCCGACGGGGATGCGTCCCCGCGCTACGCGGCGCTCGTCGCGGATCGGGTCCACGTGCAGTGGGCACGGGCGCGCGCATATGCGCACCGGCGCGCCGCCGGCGCCCGGCGGTTGCGCCATCGCCTGCTGGCACGATAA
- a CDS encoding ATP-binding protein — MTDASPPDVPSDAEEKLLQVAFQIHNGPAQCLATALALFRAMDRHLPPEMAEARESLRATIASTEAALESTRRAIGALRSPASGPAIGTFATYLRDAFEEVRAHTEAELSLDIGPIDDLPSGTVTGLAEVGREALVNAARHAAARHIWVTLQRTRRAVVLEVKDDGRGFEVGRAGEGRREGGFGLALMHDQMRLLGGTLNIRRVPDEGTVVRASIPLAEGAGASVRRVRRSATA, encoded by the coding sequence ATGACGGACGCAAGTCCGCCCGACGTCCCGAGCGACGCCGAGGAGAAGCTGCTGCAGGTCGCCTTTCAGATTCACAACGGACCGGCGCAGTGTCTCGCGACGGCGCTCGCGCTGTTTCGGGCCATGGACCGGCACTTGCCGCCGGAGATGGCGGAGGCGCGCGAGTCGTTGCGGGCCACGATCGCAAGCACCGAAGCGGCGCTTGAGTCTACGCGCCGGGCCATCGGCGCGCTGCGCTCGCCTGCGTCCGGTCCCGCGATCGGCACGTTTGCCACGTATCTGCGCGACGCGTTCGAGGAGGTTCGTGCGCACACCGAGGCGGAACTTTCCCTCGACATCGGGCCGATCGACGACCTGCCGTCCGGGACGGTGACGGGGCTCGCAGAGGTGGGGCGCGAGGCGCTGGTGAACGCGGCCCGGCACGCAGCGGCGCGGCACATCTGGGTCACCCTGCAGCGCACGCGTCGCGCGGTCGTGCTCGAGGTGAAGGATGACGGCCGCGGGTTCGAAGTTGGGCGCGCCGGCGAAGGCCGGCGGGAGGGCGGATTCGGGCTGGCCCTCATGCATGACCAAATGCGCCTGCTCGGGGGCACATTGAATATTCGGAGGGTTCCGGACGAGGGCACGGTGGTGCGGGCGTCCATTCCGTTAGCGGAGGGGGCGGGCGCGTCGGTGCGGCGGGTACGTCGCTCCGCCACCGCGTGA
- a CDS encoding polysaccharide biosynthesis/export family protein, translating to MERILGMLRRNATVGLAVAVVLLGAVGQAAPAPVYQGPPPPQQPGAPAAGQQPSAPPPGQPATQTPAIGGGAVPTTGPDQQYTVQPGDVLQIAVVGESEVSGSVTVSQDGSIMVPMVGRIPAGGATLPQLTDRVTQALKTYIRDPQVAITITQTATRQQFVYLLGQVVRPGAYQIGDGLTIAAVIAAAGGPTPSAALPRAFVLRKTQTIPVDLQQLLIDGNTQANMVIQPGDVIIVPEGRDRVVLMGAVVRPGPYIISPGDRLVDLLSAAGGMTQTAKINDVGVVRQAVPAPTSATKPTVTEVDLTKFYKSGDMTQNLELHSGDIVYVPDQGQHVVWNAFLNSLGSMGWLFLLVH from the coding sequence ATGGAACGGATTCTCGGAATGCTTCGACGGAACGCCACGGTGGGATTGGCCGTCGCCGTAGTGTTGCTGGGTGCCGTCGGCCAGGCGGCGCCCGCGCCGGTGTATCAAGGACCGCCTCCGCCGCAGCAGCCCGGCGCCCCGGCCGCAGGGCAACAACCGAGCGCACCGCCTCCCGGGCAGCCGGCCACGCAGACGCCGGCGATCGGTGGGGGCGCCGTGCCAACCACAGGACCGGATCAGCAATACACGGTGCAGCCGGGGGACGTGCTGCAGATCGCGGTCGTCGGCGAATCCGAAGTCAGCGGCTCCGTCACGGTCAGCCAGGACGGCTCGATCATGGTGCCGATGGTGGGTCGGATTCCAGCCGGCGGGGCGACGCTTCCGCAGCTGACCGACCGCGTGACCCAGGCGCTGAAAACGTACATCCGGGATCCGCAGGTGGCGATCACGATCACCCAGACGGCCACGCGGCAGCAGTTCGTCTATCTGCTCGGGCAGGTCGTGCGCCCCGGCGCGTATCAGATCGGGGACGGCCTGACGATCGCGGCCGTGATCGCCGCGGCCGGCGGCCCGACCCCGAGCGCCGCGCTGCCGCGCGCGTTCGTTCTGCGTAAGACCCAGACGATCCCGGTGGATCTCCAGCAACTGCTGATCGATGGGAACACGCAGGCCAACATGGTGATTCAACCCGGCGACGTCATCATCGTCCCCGAAGGCCGAGACCGTGTGGTGCTGATGGGCGCCGTCGTCCGGCCGGGCCCGTACATCATCAGTCCGGGAGACCGTCTTGTGGATCTGCTGTCGGCCGCGGGCGGCATGACGCAGACCGCGAAGATCAACGACGTTGGCGTGGTCCGTCAAGCGGTACCGGCCCCTACGTCGGCGACGAAGCCGACCGTCACCGAGGTCGATCTCACCAAGTTCTATAAGAGCGGGGATATGACCCAGAACCTGGAGCTCCACTCCGGCGACATCGTCTACGTGCCGGACCAGGGGCAGCACGTCGTCTGGAACGCCTTCCTGAACTCGCTCGGGAGCATGGGCTGGCTGTTCCTCCTCGTGCACTGA
- a CDS encoding response regulator transcription factor — MESSRTTSKVRVLVVDDTTLMRQGIKSFLEKRSTIEFVGEASSAEEATELAATLEPDVILLDQDMPGLDSIEAIKLIKARHPKSEIIVLAEGADDEKPFRTLEAGATGYVLKDITPENLARAVEGVCNGRTLIHPHVTRQLVERFRTLAREQTKTDGTHLGGLTTREFEILLEMTKGATDREIANKIFVSTTTVKSHIRSIFRKIGARNRTQAVVYVLKNRLIT; from the coding sequence GTGGAGAGTAGCCGGACGACATCAAAAGTTCGCGTGCTCGTGGTCGACGACACGACCCTGATGCGTCAGGGAATCAAGAGCTTTCTCGAGAAGCGCAGCACGATCGAGTTCGTCGGGGAAGCGTCGAGCGCCGAGGAAGCGACGGAACTGGCCGCTACGCTCGAGCCGGACGTGATCCTGCTCGATCAGGACATGCCCGGCCTCGACAGCATCGAGGCGATCAAGCTGATCAAGGCGCGCCACCCGAAGTCCGAGATCATCGTGCTGGCGGAGGGGGCGGATGACGAAAAGCCGTTCCGCACCCTGGAGGCCGGCGCGACCGGCTACGTGTTGAAGGATATCACACCCGAGAACCTCGCCCGGGCGGTGGAAGGCGTCTGCAACGGCCGGACGCTGATCCACCCGCATGTCACCCGGCAACTCGTCGAGCGGTTCCGCACCCTCGCGCGCGAACAGACGAAGACGGACGGGACGCACCTCGGCGGGCTCACGACGCGCGAGTTCGAGATTCTGCTCGAGATGACCAAGGGCGCGACCGATCGGGAGATCGCGAACAAAATCTTCGTGAGCACCACCACGGTCAAGAGCCACATTCGGTCGATCTTCAGGAAGATCGGCGCACGCAACCGCACTCAGGCCGTTGTGTACGTCCTCAAGAACCGACTGATCACCTAG
- a CDS encoding ABC transporter permease, which produces MTAPVLALFRRDYLLASTSRLALAWQIMAVGFAVPTLYYLGRLIYPSAIPSLRAAGGDYFTFVVLGVSTATFFAAMMGACAAAIRNEQLGGTFETLLVMPTSLPVMALGSSLWTLVIAAGQALFYFVLASVVFPMHLAHANLAGVAVVAAATIATFIPLGMLSAAFVLLFRRPDVLTGTLASISVLLAGVFYPSTVLPPVLQRAAEFVPLTHALRAFRLAAIRGDGPAALQGDLGALLVFAAVLLPVALLACRVALYEVRRSGGFTA; this is translated from the coding sequence ATGACCGCGCCGGTGCTCGCGCTGTTCCGCCGGGACTATCTCCTCGCCAGCACGTCGCGCCTCGCACTCGCATGGCAGATCATGGCGGTCGGGTTCGCCGTGCCCACGTTATACTATCTCGGGCGGCTGATCTACCCGTCGGCGATCCCGTCGCTGCGCGCAGCGGGGGGCGACTACTTCACCTTCGTCGTGCTAGGCGTCTCCACCGCGACGTTCTTTGCCGCAATGATGGGGGCGTGTGCCGCGGCGATCCGCAACGAGCAGCTGGGCGGGACCTTCGAGACCCTGCTCGTCATGCCCACGTCTCTGCCGGTGATGGCACTCGGATCGTCGTTGTGGACGCTCGTGATCGCCGCGGGGCAGGCGCTGTTCTATTTCGTACTGGCGAGTGTGGTGTTTCCGATGCACCTCGCCCACGCGAACCTGGCCGGCGTCGCGGTCGTCGCCGCCGCGACCATCGCGACGTTCATCCCGCTCGGCATGCTGTCCGCGGCGTTTGTGCTGCTGTTCCGGCGCCCCGACGTCCTCACCGGAACACTCGCCAGCATCTCAGTGCTGCTGGCCGGCGTGTTCTACCCGTCGACCGTACTCCCGCCCGTGCTGCAGCGCGCGGCCGAGTTTGTGCCGCTGACGCACGCCCTCCGGGCGTTCCGCCTGGCCGCGATCCGCGGCGACGGACCGGCGGCGCTTCAGGGCGATCTCGGCGCCCTGCTCGTCTTCGCCGCAGTACTCCTGCCGGTCGCGCTGCTGGCGTGCCGGGTGGCGCTCTACGAGGTCCGGCGGTCCGGCGGATTCACCGCATAG